A window of the Cannabis sativa cultivar Pink pepper isolate KNU-18-1 chromosome X, ASM2916894v1, whole genome shotgun sequence genome harbors these coding sequences:
- the LOC115698652 gene encoding uncharacterized protein LOC115698652 isoform X1, whose translation MDHHHQHCSESPQTLSPPPPSSTDDTTTTITTPTCCKCGATAAFNAPPPWSEISPPNYRPIRAPAINLPPNQSQQAIILTPVPQAQRVPIETPPFQFQTPSKRIQSPEDIRRFHESFSGKNFLGFIVALSESVRGRKISDPVHHQSPITDSIVSILETLIQWVDEIPPTQMKSRYGNVSYRVWQERLVENSENLMLRFLPDDLRSSTVEIVPYFTDSFGNSSRIDYGTGHETNFAAWLYCLARLGLIKEEDYDSVVIRIFVKYMALMRKLQTVYCLEPAGSHGVWGLDDYHFLPYIFGSSQLINHKYMKPKSIHNEDILENFSHEYLYLSCIAFVKKVKKGPFSEHSPLLDDISGVPNWNKVNSGLLKMYKVEVLEKVPIMQHFIFGSLIKW comes from the exons atggatcatcatcatcaacactGCTCTGAATCCCCTCAAACCCTATCCCCACCGCCACCTTCATCCACAGAtgacaccaccaccaccatcactACTCCCACCTGCTGCAAATGCGGCGCCACCGCCGCTTTCAATGCTCCACCGCCATGGTCTGAAATCTCTCCCCCAAACTACCGTCCTATTCGAGCTCCGGCGATAAACCTCCCTCCAAACCAATCTCAACAAGCTATAATCCTCACCCCAGTTCCCCAAGCCCAACGGGTCCCCATTGAAACGCCGCCGTTTCAATTCCAAACCCCTTCGAAGCGAATCCAATCCCCTGAAGACATCCGTAGATTCCATGAATCCTTCTCTGGTAAGAACTTCCTTGGTTTCATCGTCGCTCTCTCTGAATCTGTACGCGGCCGCAAGATTTCTGATCCTGTTCACCATCAATCCCCAATCACTGACTCCATCGTCTCTATTCTTGAAACCCTAATCCAGTGGGTTGATGAAATTCCTCCTACTCAGATGAAATCGCGGTACGGGAACGTTTCGTACAGGGTTTGGCAGGAGCGATTGGTGGAAAACAGCGAAAACCTAATGCTTCGATTCCTCCCCGATGATCTCCGATCTTCAACGGTGGAGATCGTTCCTTACTTCACTGATAGTTTTGGGAATTCTAGCCGTATCGACTATGGTACTGGTCACGAGACCAATTTTGCGGCGTGGTTGTATTGCTTAGCGAGATTAGGATTGATCAAGGAAGAGGATTATGATTCAGTAGTGATCAGAATCTTCGTAAAGTACATGGCTTTGATGAGGAAATTGCAGACAGTTTATTGTTTGGAGCCTGCTGGTTCTCATGGGGTTTGGGGTTTAGACGATTATCATTTCCTTCCTTACATTTTTGGGTCGTCTCAATTGATTAACCACAAGTACATGAAACCCAAATCGATTCATAATGAGGATATATTGGAAAATTTCTCCCATGAGTACCTTTATCTTTCTTGCATTGCTTTCGTGAAGAAGGTGAAAAAGGGTCCCTTTTCAGAGCATTCTCCATTGTTGGATGATATCAGTGGAGTCCCTAACTGGAACAAGGTCAACAGTGGTTTGCTTAAGATGTATAAAGTTGAGGTTTTGGAGAAAGTTCCCATTATGCAGCATTTCATCTTTGGTTCCCTCATTAAATG GTAG
- the LOC115698652 gene encoding uncharacterized protein LOC115698652 isoform X2 has translation MDHHHQHCSESPQTLSPPPPSSTDDTTTTITTPTCCKCGATAAFNAPPPWSEISPPNYRPIRAPAINLPPNQSQQAIILTPVPQAQRVPIETPPFQFQTPSKRIQSPEDIRRFHESFSGKNFLGFIVALSESVRGRKISDPVHHQSPITDSIVSILETLIQWVDEIPPTQMKSRYGNVSYRVWQERLVENSENLMLRFLPDDLRSSTVEIVPYFTDSFGNSSRIDYGTGHETNFAAWLYCLARLGLIKEEDYDSVVIRIFVKYMALMRKLQTVYCLEPAGSHGVWGLDDYHFLPYIFGSSQLINHKYMKPKSIHNEDILENFSHEYLYLSCIAFVKKVKKGPFSEHSPLLDDISGVPNWNKVNSGLLKMYKVEVLEKVPIMQHFIFGSLIKW, from the coding sequence atggatcatcatcatcaacactGCTCTGAATCCCCTCAAACCCTATCCCCACCGCCACCTTCATCCACAGAtgacaccaccaccaccatcactACTCCCACCTGCTGCAAATGCGGCGCCACCGCCGCTTTCAATGCTCCACCGCCATGGTCTGAAATCTCTCCCCCAAACTACCGTCCTATTCGAGCTCCGGCGATAAACCTCCCTCCAAACCAATCTCAACAAGCTATAATCCTCACCCCAGTTCCCCAAGCCCAACGGGTCCCCATTGAAACGCCGCCGTTTCAATTCCAAACCCCTTCGAAGCGAATCCAATCCCCTGAAGACATCCGTAGATTCCATGAATCCTTCTCTGGTAAGAACTTCCTTGGTTTCATCGTCGCTCTCTCTGAATCTGTACGCGGCCGCAAGATTTCTGATCCTGTTCACCATCAATCCCCAATCACTGACTCCATCGTCTCTATTCTTGAAACCCTAATCCAGTGGGTTGATGAAATTCCTCCTACTCAGATGAAATCGCGGTACGGGAACGTTTCGTACAGGGTTTGGCAGGAGCGATTGGTGGAAAACAGCGAAAACCTAATGCTTCGATTCCTCCCCGATGATCTCCGATCTTCAACGGTGGAGATCGTTCCTTACTTCACTGATAGTTTTGGGAATTCTAGCCGTATCGACTATGGTACTGGTCACGAGACCAATTTTGCGGCGTGGTTGTATTGCTTAGCGAGATTAGGATTGATCAAGGAAGAGGATTATGATTCAGTAGTGATCAGAATCTTCGTAAAGTACATGGCTTTGATGAGGAAATTGCAGACAGTTTATTGTTTGGAGCCTGCTGGTTCTCATGGGGTTTGGGGTTTAGACGATTATCATTTCCTTCCTTACATTTTTGGGTCGTCTCAATTGATTAACCACAAGTACATGAAACCCAAATCGATTCATAATGAGGATATATTGGAAAATTTCTCCCATGAGTACCTTTATCTTTCTTGCATTGCTTTCGTGAAGAAGGTGAAAAAGGGTCCCTTTTCAGAGCATTCTCCATTGTTGGATGATATCAGTGGAGTCCCTAACTGGAACAAGGTCAACAGTGGTTTGCTTAAGATGTATAAAGTTGAGGTTTTGGAGAAAGTTCCCATTATGCAGCATTTCATCTTTGGTTCCCTCATTAAATGGTAA